GATATTTTCTTCAACTAAAAGATGAAACAAGCAAGTAGAATCCGACCCACCCGAAAAACCCAATAAATTTTTCCCCTCTCTTAAAGGCTCTAAATAGGTTTTAAAATCTCGCGCTATCAAATCGGCATTAAGCATAGATTTAATTCATCGCATTCTTTCATGAAACTTCCTTGCGAGAAAGAATGCTTTTCAACAAGCTTGCGCCTTCTATGCCTAAAATTTCATTCCTAAGCTTTTTTACTTCATGCAAACTCGGGGCTTTTTCATGGACGACTTCATTGCGAATATCTTGAAAAAACTTGAAACTTTTTTGAAAAGAAGAATTAATAAATCTGTTCAAGCTCTCTTCCAAATGGCACTGAACCCTTTTGTGCATCAGCAAGTATTTAATGCTCCCAAGATTGGGCTTTTGAGTGAAAAAATCTTCAAGTATCAAAGATTTTCCCTGGACTTTATAATTTAAATCATAAAGGTTGGGATCTTTTGTGCAAGCCTTTAAAAGAACTTTTTTAGCAAAAAGATAAATTTCGTATTCTAAAGTTTTGGAATATTTGACGATGATGCTTGTAAAATCATTCAAAAGATCGTTTTCGCTTTGTAAAAGCTCTAATTCTGCATGAATGATGTTATTGATGCTGTCAGGGTGTAAGAGGTAAAAAAGCCTTTTGCCAAAAACAAAACGCATGAAATTTTCTTGCATAATCAAATATTCTTTGCTTTTATACACGCTCAAATAACGCTTTTCATCGCCTAAAAAATAAGAACGCTCTTCTTTCAATCTCACCGGCAAAGGACAGACATAATTATTCCCATAAATGGCGTAAGTGTGGTTATTGGGTGCGATGAAATTGGCTAAAAACTGATCCCTTAAAAGGCTAAAGTCTTCCCTGACTAATTCCCTTAAATCGCTGATAATAAAAAAGTCTTCCACTTCCAATTTTTTTTCTTTATAATAGCTAGGGATCAAACTCTCATCAATCTCTTTAGAAACCTTTATCACCTTAGCGGCAAATAAATTAGCGTAATCGGTCAAAAAAAGCTGCAAAAAATTCTTTTCATTGGTGGCTTTGTAAATCTCTTCTAAAGAGTCGTGCTTTTCTTGATCGTTGAGCTTTGATTGGATTTTACCAAAGCCCACTTGGGATTTTTCCTGTAAAACGCTTAAATGTTGTTGGATCACCTCTTTTTGATAATAAGGGTTATAAAGGATTAAAAGATGGTTCATGCCTTGAGCTTATTTTAGGATTTCTTTGAGGTTTTGCTTGATCTCGTCAGGATTTTGTTCGTATTCTTGGATGAGATCTTTTAAAATTTCAAACAATTCGTTAAAATCTTGCGGGTGCTCTTTCTTAAACTTCACTACCAAATCCAAAGCTTCACAAGCGTTATTCAATGGATCTTTATCGTCATTGAAAGCGTCTTTTATACCCAAAACCATCTTGGTAATGCGAGTGCTTTGCCCAGGGCTTGAAATGCGTTTGCATATAAAGCCTTTGAATGCGTTGGCAAGCTTAAAAGATGCGCAAATTTTAGAAAACATCGCCTTTCCTTATTAAAAGATTTAAAATACCGCTTGTTGGCTTAGCCCGTTTCAAGCTCAGCCAAAAAGCCTTTTTGATGCGTTTTTGAAATTTTAACATAAATTCAGTTCATTCCTCTTCAGGCTCAACATCTATAATATCTTTGCCCTTGATAAAATCCTCGCCAGTTTGAATCCATTTTTCCAATCCTTGAGCGCACTCTTGCGTTTTTTTAACGCTTTCTTCGCATGCTTGAATGCATTTTTCCAGTTCAAACACGCTCGGGAAACATGTTTGTTTAAATCTGGTTTCATCGTTGATGAGATTTAAGATTTCTTGTTTTTGTCCGTCAAAATGAGATTTCATTTCTTCTTTAGTTTCTTCAAATTTTTGTTGTTTTTTGTATTTAATCAAAGAATCCACTCCTTCAATAACAAGACCGATAAGCGGTAAAGCTTTGTTTATGTTGCCTGCCAATTTGACAGTGCCCCAAGGTTTGAATTTTAAAGCCAAATCTATGCCTACAAATTTTGCCACAGCCACTATCCCGTCTCTAGTTAGTTTGATATTAGTTGCATTGATAAACTTGCTTTGTTTTAAAAGATCGATTCCAATCCTTCCAAATGTTCCGGCATGTTTTTCAAAAGAACTCATATCGGCGTTAAAAGTCGTCCCGATTTTAGCAATTTCATTTGAAATCCCTTGCGTTTGCCTTTCAAATTCATTTTGAATTTTTGTGTCTATATTGATACCTTTATCGCCTATTTCTCTAATAGCAAAATCATTAAAGGTTTCTATGTTGGTGCCCAAAATTTGACGGATGAGATCGCTAAAATACCTTATTATAAATTCTCTTAAATGAATGCGGGCTTGAGAAATTTCTTTATTTAAATCTTGAATCTCCTTTCGCCTTTTTTCAAGCGTTTTATTCAAATATTCCATTTCTCTATTAATATCTTGCAACGCTTGTTTTGCGGGCGGCATTTGCCTATAGACCACATCTTGAATGACGCTTTTTTTGGCTTCTTCTATGATGGTTAATTTCCCGCCATTTTCTTTAATCTTTTTTTGCGTCGCATCTTGCAAGGCTTTGATGTGTGAGAGCTTTTGAAACTCTTCTTGATGCTTTAGCCAGTGTTCCATCCCCAAATCAAAAGGGTTTGCCGCAACAGCGACAATAATCAAACTTTCTTTTTCTTCTTCGCTTAAAAAAATCAAATCATTCAGTCGGTTTTGAATGTTTTCTTTTTTAATCTTAAATCTTTTGTTGTAATCTTCTTCATCTTCAATATCCGCTTCTTCATCAAAACGGCTGATGACAAATATCGTCCTGGATAAAAGATTG
This genomic window from Helicobacter pylori contains:
- a CDS encoding HP0729 family protein, with protein sequence MNHLLILYNPYYQKEVIQQHLSVLQEKSQVGFGKIQSKLNDQEKHDSLEEIYKATNEKNFLQLFLTDYANLFAAKVIKVSKEIDESLIPSYYKEKKLEVEDFFIISDLRELVREDFSLLRDQFLANFIAPNNHTYAIYGNNYVCPLPVRLKEERSYFLGDEKRYLSVYKSKEYLIMQENFMRFVFGKRLFYLLHPDSINNIIHAELELLQSENDLLNDFTSIIVKYSKTLEYEIYLFAKKVLLKACTKDPNLYDLNYKVQGKSLILEDFFTQKPNLGSIKYLLMHKRVQCHLEESLNRFINSSFQKSFKFFQDIRNEVVHEKAPSLHEVKKLRNEILGIEGASLLKSILSRKEVS
- a CDS encoding LeoA/HP0731 family dynamin-like GTPase → MKNETLEQFKRNQKRNQEILKKLLDFVHIGEEYGIKVEKSLKDKIRNAMENIAGQKLKVALVGGFSEGKTSIAAAWIERLDKSMKIDHKESSDEVKIYDIDNEIELVDTPGLFGFKEKITDSGEIERYKDITKKKYISEAHLILYALNPSNPIKESHKDDLNWLCRTLNLLSRTIFVISRFDEEADIEDEEDYNKRFKIKKENIQNRLNDLIFLSEEEKESLIIVAVAANPFDLGMEHWLKHQEEFQKLSHIKALQDATQKKIKENGGKLTIIEEAKKSVIQDVVYRQMPPAKQALQDINREMEYLNKTLEKRRKEIQDLNKEISQARIHLREFIIRYFSDLIRQILGTNIETFNDFAIREIGDKGINIDTKIQNEFERQTQGISNEIAKIGTTFNADMSSFEKHAGTFGRIGIDLLKQSKFINATNIKLTRDGIVAVAKFVGIDLALKFKPWGTVKLAGNINKALPLIGLVIEGVDSLIKYKKQQKFEETKEEMKSHFDGQKQEILNLINDETRFKQTCFPSVFELEKCIQACEESVKKTQECAQGLEKWIQTGEDFIKGKDIIDVEPEEE